From Daphnia magna isolate NIES linkage group LG2, ASM2063170v1.1, whole genome shotgun sequence:
TTCTTAGGCGGAAAGCCATGCCAGTGGAAGGCAGCACTTGCGAGTATTAACCTTTGCAAACCAACAATGTTGTATgcttttttgtcttttcttggAAACACCGAATCCGAATTAAAATTCTTCACTTCATTACCTTACATGGGATGTGAAACAGGGTTTGTAAATCCGTGTTCTTGTAAGTCCTACAACACCTATTGTAACGTCAACACAATTTAGGGGAAACAATGCGTACTCATAAATATAGTTTATAATATGTTGATTCAAGTAAGATGTTCGAACAACACGTCGTTACAACAACCCAAGCAAGCCAAACTACATCGAATGAACACTCAACAATGGCACAAGCTGGTACTTTTCCAAACCAAGAGAAACTATTTCGCCAACACACAAGGTATCTTCTCTTCTCTCGTCTAGCGAGTGGTCTTCAAACCGGTTTCGAAAGTTATTCCCCTTTTTATCAAACGCTCTATCAATGAAGTCTTGGCGAATGCTGCCCCCGGTGGGAATACCCCGCCTCTAgaaggatgaaaaaaaaaaaatcaattagaaACTGAAATATAACAAGGATGAAAGTAATTGAGTTACTTGGCAGGCAGTTTATCCGTTTCGCAGAGAAGTACGAGGGCTGCTTGAACCATGAAGATTGGTGTGGCAACGTAACCTGGCTCCGGCCCAGACACTCGAACTACCAACTCTTTTTCTGGATCTTTACTGTACGTATCAGATGGCTCTGCCAGTTTCTCATCCCAACCTTTGCCGGCTAATGTTAGAACGAAAGATGTTTCATCCAACTCCTCTTTGGTTGGGCCATCGTGATCAAAAGTGCCAAACGAGAATACCTTTGGATACTATAAATAAAATGTATCGTTTTATTAAATATATGTGCTTAACGAGATAACCCTAAACAAGATGTCCATTTACCTTTTCCAGTAAACTACGACCAAATTTGAAACTCGCAAGAAGACCAAAGGTGACACCCATTAAAACCATGAGTATAGCACCTGTTAATGATGAACATTGAACGTACGCTGACATCTGTACTGGGCGTTTACTTTCCTTGGCGTAGAAATATCGCTGGGAACGCATTACGACAGAACGGTCAGAACCCGGGAACGGTAGACACCACGATCCGACTAACGGGTTATGATGAAGTATTCccctgtatttttttattaccaaAACAAACGTAATCCTGTAATTTAGTTCCCATCGaacatttcattaataataaaacatacCTTGACTTGAGCTTAGGTTTAAGCTCGGGCAGTCTCTCAGGGAAAAGCTTCTTCCGTAAAGGCTTCAATTCATTTGCGTAGGCAAACCCGTAGATGGCGCTTTGCCAAGTGGGAAAGTGCCCGTGAGCTCTCTAAAAGCATTTAGAAACGAGTCATCTCTCTGGGAAAAAGTAAGAAGGGTACATACCTTTTTTGACCTTATATTCAGAAATGTCTCTATAGAGTTAACTTGGCCACCAAATTTATCTTCTAGTAAACAGGTACCCATATCTGCAGGAATACTGTCAAATCCACAAGCTCCAACTATGTAACATTGGTTTTCATAGGCAGCAGTATTGTATTCCAGTTGCATCCTCTCAAGAAACTGCATTAAAAGAAATCACAATAGGAATTGAAACCAAAAGCACAAATAAAACTAACAAGTGTACCTGAGGTTCCCCACTGATGTCAACATAACTAGTTGCATGTTCTACACAGGCTTTCACTACAGCTTCTCCATAAAATCTGAGTACAAGGTAGACATGAATAACAAATACATAGAAAACAATTTTGACATCATTCAACAAACCGGTACGGTCCAACACAATTCAGAActattttccctttcttgGCCATCTCACAAAGAGAATTTGAATCACTAACTTCTGCCTTGATAATACCAACATCCTTTAGAGAGTTGCCTGAGTAATGTAAGTTATCATCTATTTGAATGTCAATATAAAAAGTATAAGATacctgttgttttttcaacattttgtAGAAGTGTAGTCAATTTTTCGGCATTACGACCGGCGATGGCCCAagtgattttttcttcttcggctATCCGAGCTACTTCTTCAACAACATACTGCCCCGTGAATCCAGTGGCGCCAAAAATTACAAGACTGTAATCTCTCATACTGTCAATCAGGAGTCAGGACGAAAGTGAATCGGCTAATGTTAGAAGTTAATTAATAAGAAAATAACTGTTGGCCTATAAAGATATCAATATCCTAGCAAGGAAAGTACATTGCCCCGTTTGAAcatataaggaaaaaaaacagcttGTTAAATCAATTCGATCATAATACCTCTAGGCTCTATGAAATATGAAACACTAACTGCAAATTTCTGTTGATAAGGGGTAAACACGAGATAGGCTACTGGGATGGTAAAAAGTAAAATCATCCACGGGGCTCTAGTGTCAAGAAGTGCTATTGCCCCGTGGATGCCAGGTGGCGTTGGTGTGGTGATTATGCTGAACCAGGTAATTTGAAAGGTAAAATCCAGACTTGCCATGCGATCATTTTTTTTGAGTTCGATCAAACTCAACTGTCAATGAGTTTGAGTTCGATCAAACTTATCGTCGCGATTAATTTCTTGCGCCATCTATCGGtcaataaaataaacacaatGTAAAATTTATACAGATATTTGTTCTTTGAGCTTTCATTTAAGACTTaaaccgttttcttttgttaatttccttatttttacttatatcGAGCAAGCCAAAAGAATTAATTCGACACACAAATGTCAATCAAAATCTTCACTATCAGACAGCCCTGACATAGTTATTGTTACACAGCTTCACTTTACAATACTCTAATTGGAAAATATAAATACAATAATGTAATTTATGAAACTAATCTGACAGTACTTTTCAAAAAACGTTGACAGTTTCACTAGTGCACGACTTCAATAGTAACATTCTTGGcacttaattatatttactaTTACTAGATGGCgtgcaaaaagaaatattgattgcaaaattgagtttgagttcgatcaaaaattttgagtttgatcgcgatcaaactcatcCTTAAATGAGTTGAGCGATCGATCaatttttgagtttgagtttgatcTCGATCAAAAATTGAGTTCGATCACGGCAACTCTGGTAAAATCGCTGGattaacgaaaaaaccaataacttaaccgaaatcagcgtttaacttttattataccgtctgatttttggagaatttcaagagatgtcattttttgacttcccactttttcatttttggccaaatttcaaatttggcttaaaatacatgatttagattcagaattgaatgaaaatcacggaaatcaggtttatttttctattggtcttatagtttttcatttacatgttaaaaaccataaatgaagttggtgcgctaacagaactgttttcgttaattttttaaacggctagtctaaagagaaaaccagtgactaaatcgaaatcagcgttcaatttcgattatgccgtctgatttttggagaatttcaagagatgtcatttttggccgattttgacaaaagtggaaaggctatacccttcctactttttcatttttgatcaaatttcaaatttggcttaaaatacatgatttagattcagaattgaatgaaaatcacggaaatcaggtttatttttctattggtcttatagtttttcatttacatgttaaaaaccataaatgaagttggtgcgctaacagaactgttttcgttaattttttaaacggctagtctaaagagaaaaccagtgactaaatcgaaatcagcgttcaatttcgattatgccgtctgatttttggagaatttcaagagatgtcatttttggccgattttgacaaaagtggaaaggctatacccttcctactttttcatttttgaccaaatttcaaatttggcttaaaatacatgatttagattcagaattgaatgaaaatcacggaaatcaggtttatttttctattggtcttatagtttttcagttacatgttaaaaaccataaatgaagttggtgcgctaacagaactgttttcgttaattttttaaacggctagtctaaagagaaaaccaatgactaaatcgcaataagcgttcaatttcgattatgccgtctgatttttgaagaatttcaagagatgtcatttttggccgattttgacaaaagtggaaaggctttcctttttttcattcaggcttcccttcctactttttcatttttgaccaaaaaacaaatttggcttaaaatacatgatttagattcagaattgaatgaaaatcacggaaatcaggtttatttttctattggtcttatagtttttcatttatatgttaaaaaccataaatgaagttggtgcgctaacagaactgttttcgttaattttttaaacggctagtctaaagagaaaaccagtgactaaatcgaaatcagcgttcaatttcgattatgccgtctgattttggagaatttcaagagatgtcatttttggccgattttgacaaaagtggaaaggctatacccttcccactttttcatttttggccaaatttcaaatttggcttaaaatacatgctaaagattcagaattgaattaaaatcacggaaatcaggtttatttttctattggtcttatagtttttcatttacatgttaaaaaccataaatgaagttggtgcgctaacagaactgttttcgttaattttttaaacggctagtctaaagagaaaaccagtgactaaatcgaaatcagcgttcaatttcgattatgccgtctgatttttggagaatttcaagagatgtcatttttggccgattttgacaaaagtggaaaggctatacccttcctactttttcatttttgaccaaatttcaaatttggcttaaaatacatgatttagattcagaattgaatgaaaatcacggaaatcaggtttatttttctattggtcttatagtttttcatttacatgttaaaaaccataaatgaagttggtgcgctaacagaactgttttcgttaattttttaaacggctagtctaaagagaaaaccaatgactaaatcgaaatcagcgttcaatttcgattatgccgtctgatttttggagaatttcaagagatgtcatttttggccgattttgacaaaagtggaaaggctatacccttcccactttttcatttttggccaaatttcaaatttggcttaaaatacatgatttagattcagaattgaatgaaaatcacggaaatcaggtttatttttctattggtcttatagttttttatctatactctataaaaatataaggaaaaatgtgggaggagTTTTGGGTCTCTTGGATGTGCTCatcctgtgattggctgtaagTTGCCGCTGGCGTTGGAAGGAATTGGTGGGAGAGGACTTTGGAAGACTAGATGCGTAAAAGGTGGACGAAATCGTGGAAATTGACAATTTTTCAGTCCATGGGCATTTAGTAGGACGGGTGGACGAGACAGCATGTGAGCCGACGGACAGGGGCAATAAATAGGTTGACGGCCAACTAAAACGGACATTTTGTTGGGCAGTaagtgggttgacgggcagataCTGTGAGGAGGATGATAAAAAGAGGCAACGATATGGTCGACGGGCCTCCTACAGTGGTTATTTTTGCTGATCGATTGTTGATCGACGGGCAAAGagggggttgacgggcagagagggggtcgacgggcaaagacTGTTAGGGATTAGATAGCCAGAGGCAATATATAAGTTGACGGGCAACTTCATTGGGCATTTTTGTGGGCAGCGAGTGGgacgacgggcagagactgagtgattcgacgggcaaatacagcggaaattttggccggcagtgattgggtcgacgggcagagactgtgagtgagTCGACGGGCAGGTACAGGgattgggttgacgggcacagACTATGAGGGGGCGGACGGGCAAGGCAACGATAgggtcgacgggcaactacagcgggcgTTTTGGCGGACAAAGAGTGCGTTGGCGGCCAGAGAGGGTGTTGACGGACAGAGGCTGTGAGTGATGTGATGGGCAAAGGCAGCAAGTGGATCGACGGGCAGAAGCAAAgagtgggtcgacgggcaCCTACAGCGGTCGTTTTGGCAAGCAAAATAGGTTGACGTGCAGACTATGAGGAGGAGGACGGGCAACTAGGCGGACACCTTTGCGGGTAGAGACAGTGAATGGGTTGGCGGGCAAAAAATAAGAACACAGAAAGCTTAAAGAGTAGACGGGCAAAAATTAACCGTTAACAGTTTggcaaaattaaatggcgaaaaaagcgttaaaaatacgctagcgccacctatctcccggccctggacgggcccaaagt
This genomic window contains:
- the LOC116918004 gene encoding saccharopine dehydrogenase-like oxidoreductase, with the translated sequence MRDYSLVIFGATGFTGQYVVEEVARIAEEEKITWAIAGRNAEKLTTLLQNVEKTTGNSLKDVGIIKAEVSDSNSLCEMAKKGKIVLNCVGPYRFYGEAVVKACVEHATSYVDISGEPQFLERMQLEYNTAAYENQCYIVGACGFDSIPADMGTCLLEDKFGGQVNSIETFLNIRSKKRAHGHFPTWQSAIYGFAYANELKPLRKKLFPERLPELKPKLKSRGILHHNPLVGSWCLPFPGSDRSVVMRSQRYFYAKESKRPVQMSAYVQCSSLTGAILMVLMGVTFGLLASFKFGRSLLEKYPKVFSFGTFDHDGPTKEELDETSFVLTLAGKGWDEKLAEPSDTYSKDPEKELVVRVSGPEPGYVATPIFMVQAALVLLCETDKLPAKGGVFPPGAAFAKTSLIERLIKRGITFETGLKTTR